Proteins encoded within one genomic window of Triticum aestivum cultivar Chinese Spring chromosome 2D, IWGSC CS RefSeq v2.1, whole genome shotgun sequence:
- the LOC123051325 gene encoding acyl-[acyl-carrier-protein] desaturase 7, chloroplastic-like: protein MATSWLLRHPCPLARPWTRTRNDIGLHVTSIAYCYWRCTRTSGGGRIMADMSMNTTNCTAEPALLPQADAAELAGGADHPPRLSKRSARTGRGAAVAARHEEEGTDDEWLMYLEPAKLQVFDHLEPWAEANVVPLLKPAEVAWQPTDLLPDLASLGTDGFHAACSDITARAAGLPDAHLVCLVGNMVTEEALPTYQSIPNRFEAVRDLTGSSGTAWARWIRGWSAEENRHGDVLNRYLFLSGRVDMRQVERTIHNLIQSGMVMNAARSPYHGFIYVAFQERATSISHGNTARRAKEYGDVALARICGAIAADEKRHELAYTRIVGKLFEIDPDGAVRALAYMMRRRIVMPASLMTDGRDGDLFAHYAAVAQQAGIYTASDYRSILEHLIKQWGVKELAAAELSDDGRRARDYVCALPQKIRRLEEKAHERSGQKTQPATSAPFSWIFDKPVNNTMG, encoded by the exons ATGGCGACGTCATGGCTCCTCAGGCATCCTTGTCCACTGGCTAGGCCATGGACCAGAACAAGGAATGATATAGGTCTCCATGTGACCAGCATCGCCTACTGCTACTG GAGATGCACTAGGACCAGTGGAGGAGGAAGAATCATGGCGGATATGAGTATGAACACCACCAACTGCACGGCAGAACCCGCCCTTCTACCCCAAGCTGATGCTGCCGAACTAGCAGGGGGAGCCGACCATCCTCCTAGACTTAGTAAGAGAAGCGCGCGCACTGGCCGGGGCGCCGCCGTTGCGGCTAGGCACGAGGAGGAGGGCACTGACGACGAATGGCTCATGTACCTGGAGCCGGCGAAGCTACAGGTGTTCGACCATCTGGAGCCTTGGGCGGAGGCGAATGTGGTGCCGCTCCTTAAGCCCGCCGAGGTAGCGTGGCAGCCGACGGACTTGCTGCCGGATCTGGCGTCGCTGGGCACCGACGGCTTCCACGCGGCGTGCTCCGACATCACAGCGCGCGCGGCCGGCCTGCCCGACGCGCACCTCGTATGCCTCGTGGGGAACATGGTCACGGAGGAGGCGCTGCCAACTTACCAGAGCATACCCAACCGCTTCGAGGCCGTGCGCGACCTCACCGGCTCCAGCGGCACTGCCTGGGCGCGCTGGATCCGCGGCTGGTCTGCCGAGGAGAACCGGCACGGCGACGTGCTTAACAGGTACCTCTTCCTCTCCGGCCGCGTCGACATGCGGCAGGTCGAGAGGACCATCCACAACCTCATCCAGTCCGGCATGGTCATGAACGCTGCGCGGAGCCCCTACCACGGCTTCATCTACGTCGCCTTCCAGGAGCGTGCCACCTCCATCTCTCACGGCAACACAGCCCGTCGCGCCAAGGAGTATGGCGACGTGGCGCTCGCGCGCATATGCGGTGCCATCGCGGCTGACGAGAAGCGGCACGAGCTGGCCTACACGCGGATCGTGGGGAAGCTGTTCGAGATCGACCCGGACGGCGCCGTGCGCGCGCTGGCGTACATGATGCGCCGCCGGATCGTCATGCCGGCGTCCCTCATGACAGACGGCCGCGACGGTGACCTCTTCGCGCACTACGCGGCCGTGGCGCAGCAGGCCGGCATTTACACCGCCTCGGACTACCGTAGCATTTTGGAGCACCTGATAAAGCAGTGGGGGGTGAAAGAGCTGGCAGCGGCCGAACTCTCCGACGACGGGAGGCGTGCGCGGGACTACGTGTGCGCGTTGCCCCAAAAGATCCGCAGGTTGGAGGAAAAGGCTCACGAGCGCAGCGGCCAGAAAACCCAGCCTGCAACATCGGCCCCGTTTAGCTGGATCTTTGATAAGCCTGTCAACAACACCATGGGGTAA